One Aquarana catesbeiana isolate 2022-GZ linkage group LG04, ASM4218655v1, whole genome shotgun sequence genomic region harbors:
- the LOC141141364 gene encoding interleukin-17A-like has protein sequence MSNIRRPAVVTLFTLLVLLLLVPCDGKKNHHRKRCPENKNVKFPSEMRVYLNVSEEFQWHVDDVSNRSLSPWIYSHDEDSSRVLYTIRNTNCHDSCVDHKGNVDLNLSSVPIKQEILVLHQEMKGCKASFTLKIMTVSVGCTCVRN, from the exons ATGAGCAACATCAGAAGACCAGCAGTGGTG ACTCTCTTTACACTGTTGGTGCTTCTTTTGCTGGTACCTTGTGATGGAAAGAAAAATCATCATAGGAAAAGGTGTCCAGAGAACAAAAATGTGAAGTTTCCATCAGAAATGCGTGTCTATCTTAATGTTAGTGAGGAGTTCCAGTGGCATGTAGATGATGTGAGTAACAGGTCACTCTCTCCATGGATATACAG CCATGATGAAGACAGCAGCAGGGTTCTATACACCATAAGAAACACAAATTGCCATGACAGTTGTGTGGATCACAAGGGCAATGTGGACTTGAACCTAAGCTCAGTTCCCATCAAGCAGGAGATTCTGGTCCTTCACCAGGAAATGAAAGGATGTAAAGCAAGCTTCACGTTGAAGATCATGACGGTTTCTGTGGGCTGCACTTGTGTCCGAAACTAA
- the LOC141141366 gene encoding interleukin-17A-like, translating to MTAEKSRCCIDEKPQIVTTQRWKPQCALYKIEGPCTVPLTASTNSLLTHRRATSTMETFRPSFSLFTLLLCLMGAVLPGYTLASPLGKKVGCSITKDVLFPSSFKVSLNISGQSHVLVGDVRTRSTSPWDYSQDINYNRIPSVIPEARCRHDGCVDEKGNVDPTLISVPIKQEILVLHREKGCLPTLKLEKKIVTVGCTCAQPTMEKQS from the exons ATGACTGCAGAGAAAAGCCGCTGCTGCATTGATGAGAAACCACAAATTGTAACCACACAAAGATGGAAACCCCAGTGTGCCCTGTATAAAATAGAGGGGCCCTGCACTGTGCCACTCACTGCTTCTACTAACTCACTACTGACTCACAGAAGAGCCACCAGTACTATGGAGACCTTCAGACCATCTTTT TCTCTCTTTACATTATTGCTGTGTCTTATGGGTGCTGTACTGCCTGGTTACACTTTGGCTTCACCACTAGGCAAGAAGGTTGGATGCTCAATCACCAAAGATGTGCTATTTCCATCTTCGTTCAAAGTCAGTCTGAACATCAGTGGCCAATCCCACGTATTAGTAGGAGATGTAAGGACAAGATCCACCTCTCCATGGGACTACAG CCAGGACATTAACTACAACAGGATCCCATCTGtcatacctgaagccaggtgccgcCATGATGGATGTGTAGATGAAAAAGGCAATGTAGACCCTACGCTGATCTCAGTCCCCATCAAACAGGAGATCCTGGTTCTCCATCGTGAGAAAGGCTGCCTCCCTACCTTGAAGTTAGAGAAGAAGATTGTCACCGTTGGCTGCACCTGTGCCCAGCCCACAATGGAAAAGCAGTCATAA